From Chaetodon auriga isolate fChaAug3 chromosome 10, fChaAug3.hap1, whole genome shotgun sequence, a single genomic window includes:
- the LOC143327526 gene encoding membrane cofactor protein-like isoform X5, with the protein MDVTSFLLLSCLGLVITAQAQNCSAPVGGPNMVLKDKDLLLSSFPNGTQVTFACHVGFRSVGGSGVITCSDGSWSSVRLRCERKNCGSVGEVENGHVDYPEGTEFGDKVVITCNPGYRFVGKQGPREIICGDQGWMSRLPVCEAVTCEPPPALVDGTFTPNKDTYSSGDVVLYSCQNGLTLSGSKSVSCSDDGTFQPAPPTCIMVQCKDPDVKNGDWVQGSRPPFGYKATVTFKCRSGFIMNGESTQTCEINNEWSPGLPTCEKMPDPTKATNTTATTTTTKKPTDGQCPDPAVENGERIEDSGPPYRYKTTVTYQCKSGFEMVGKPVQTCEESGQWSPGLPKCEKSSANNYVMPLAIALAAISVLLICCGCFYFGVPARIKKKLGKQSSPVSPTLLVVKMTG; encoded by the exons ATGGACGTCACTTCCTTCCTACTACTGAGCTGCCTGGGCCTTGTCATTACTGCTCAAG CTCAAAACTGCTCCGCACCAGTCGGAGGACCCaacatggttttgaaggacaaaGACCTTCTTTTGTCAAGCTTCCCAAATGGGACCCAGGTTACTTTTGCCTGTCATGTCGGCTTCAGGTCTGTGGGAGGGTCTGGAGTCATTACTTGTTCTGACGGGAGTTGGAGTTCTGTGAGGCTGAGATGCGAGA GGAAGAATTGTGGCTCTGTTGGAGAAGTGGAAAATGGGCATGTTGATTACCCTGAAGGCACTGAGTTTGGTGATAAAGTTGTGATCACTTGCAACCCTGG TTATAGATTCGTTGGTAAACAAGGGCCAAGAGAAATCATTTGTGGGGACCAAGGGTGGATGAGCAGGTTGCCTGTGTGTGAAG cgGTGACTTGTGAACCTCCACCTGCGCTTGTGGATGGCACTTTCACTCCAAACAAAGATACCTATAGTTCTGGAGACGTTGTGCTGTACAGCTGTCAAAACGGTCTCACACTCAGTGGATCAAAATCAGTATCATGTTCAGATGATGGAACATTTCAGCCTGCGCCTCCAACATGTATCA TGGTTCAGTGTAAAGATCCTGATGTTAAAAATGGTGACTGGGTTCAAGGTTCTCGACCCCCCTTTGGATACAAGGCTACAGTGACATTCAAGTGCAGATCTGGATTTATTATGAATGGGGAGTCTACACAGacatgtgaaataaataacGAGTGGTCACCGGGACTCCCAACATGTGAAA AAATGCCAGACCCAACTAAAGCTACTAacaccaccgccaccaccaccaccacaaagAAACCAACAG ATGGTCAGTGTCCAGATCCTGCTGTTGAAAACGGCGAGCGGATTGAAGACTCTGGACCCCCTTACAGATACAAGACTACGGTGACGTACCAGTGCAAGTCTGGGTTTGAGATGGTAGGAAAGCCCGTACAGACCTGTGAGGAAAGCGGTCAGTGGTCACCTGGACTTCCAAAATGTGAAA AAAGTAGTGCAAACAACTACGTCATGCCGCTGGCTATAGCCCTTGCTG CAATCAGTGTTCTCCTCATTTGCTGTGGATGTTTCTACTTTGGAGTCCCGGCACGCATCAAGAAAAAACTGGG TAAGCAGTCCAGTCCTGTTAGTCCAACATTACTGGTTGTAAAAATGACTGGTTGA
- the LOC143327526 gene encoding C4b-binding protein alpha chain-like isoform X1, whose amino-acid sequence MDVTSFLLLSCLGLVITAQAQNCSAPVGGPNMVLKDKDLLLSSFPNGTQVTFACHVGFRSVGGSGVITCSDGSWSSVRLRCERKNCGSVGEVENGHVDYPEGTEFGDKVVITCNPGYRFVGKQGPREIICGDQGWMSRLPVCEAVTCEPPPALVDGTFTPNKDTYSSGDVVLYSCQNGLTLSGSKSVSCSDDGTFQPAPPTCIMVQCKDPDVKNGDWVQGSRPPFGYKATVTFKCRSGFIMNGESTQTCEINNEWSPGLPTCEMVTCEPPPTVAGGTLSPSKDKYVYGEVVQYSCEKGFTLSGSKSVSCSEDGTFKPAPPTCIMVTCEPPPTVAGGTLSPSKDKYVYGEVVQYSCEKGFTLSGLKSVSCSEDGTFKPAPPTCIMVTCEPPPTVAGGTLSPSKDKYVYGEVVQYSCEKGFTLSGLKSVSCSEDGTFKPAPPTCIKMPDPTKATNTTATTTTTKKPTDGQCPDPAVENGERIEDSGPPYRYKTTVTYQCKSGFEMVGKPVQTCEESGQWSPGLPKCEKSSANNYVMPLAIALAAISVLLICCGCFYFGVPARIKKKLGSGRGIPADEATKPEEEVALSVRRCVQRAHLNSCMQSERLIM is encoded by the exons ATGGACGTCACTTCCTTCCTACTACTGAGCTGCCTGGGCCTTGTCATTACTGCTCAAG CTCAAAACTGCTCCGCACCAGTCGGAGGACCCaacatggttttgaaggacaaaGACCTTCTTTTGTCAAGCTTCCCAAATGGGACCCAGGTTACTTTTGCCTGTCATGTCGGCTTCAGGTCTGTGGGAGGGTCTGGAGTCATTACTTGTTCTGACGGGAGTTGGAGTTCTGTGAGGCTGAGATGCGAGA GGAAGAATTGTGGCTCTGTTGGAGAAGTGGAAAATGGGCATGTTGATTACCCTGAAGGCACTGAGTTTGGTGATAAAGTTGTGATCACTTGCAACCCTGG TTATAGATTCGTTGGTAAACAAGGGCCAAGAGAAATCATTTGTGGGGACCAAGGGTGGATGAGCAGGTTGCCTGTGTGTGAAG cgGTGACTTGTGAACCTCCACCTGCGCTTGTGGATGGCACTTTCACTCCAAACAAAGATACCTATAGTTCTGGAGACGTTGTGCTGTACAGCTGTCAAAACGGTCTCACACTCAGTGGATCAAAATCAGTATCATGTTCAGATGATGGAACATTTCAGCCTGCGCCTCCAACATGTATCA TGGTTCAGTGTAAAGATCCTGATGTTAAAAATGGTGACTGGGTTCAAGGTTCTCGACCCCCCTTTGGATACAAGGCTACAGTGACATTCAAGTGCAGATCTGGATTTATTATGAATGGGGAGTCTACACAGacatgtgaaataaataacGAGTGGTCACCGGGACTCCCAACATGTGAAA TGGTGACTTGTGAGCCGCCACCTACAGTGGCGGGTGGGACTTTGAGTCCAAGCAAAGACAAATATGTTTATGGAGAGGTTGTACAGTACAGCTGTGAGAAAGGGTTCACTCTTAGTGGATCAAAATCAGTTTCATGTTCAGAGGATGGAACATTTAAGCCTGCTCCTCCAACATGTATCA TGGTGACTTGTGAGCCGCCACCTACAGTGGCGGGTGGGACTTTGAGTCCAAGCAAAGACAAATATGTTTATGGAGAGGTTGTACAGTACAGCTGTGAGAAAGGGTTCACTCTTAGTGGATTGAAATCAGTTTCATGTTCAGAGGATGGAACATTTAAGCCTGCTCCTCCAACATGTATCA TGGTGACTTGTGAGCCGCCACCTACAGTGGCGGGTGGGACTTTGAGTCCAAGCAAAGACAAATATGTTTATGGAGAGGTTGTACAGTACAGCTGTGAGAAAGGGTTCACTCTTAGTGGATTGAAATCAGTTTCATGTTCAGAGGATGGAACATTTAAGCCTGCTCCTCCAACATGTATCA AAATGCCAGACCCAACTAAAGCTACTAacaccaccgccaccaccaccaccacaaagAAACCAACAG ATGGTCAGTGTCCAGATCCTGCTGTTGAAAACGGCGAGCGGATTGAAGACTCTGGACCCCCTTACAGATACAAGACTACGGTGACGTACCAGTGCAAGTCTGGGTTTGAGATGGTAGGAAAGCCCGTACAGACCTGTGAGGAAAGCGGTCAGTGGTCACCTGGACTTCCAAAATGTGAAA AAAGTAGTGCAAACAACTACGTCATGCCGCTGGCTATAGCCCTTGCTG CAATCAGTGTTCTCCTCATTTGCTGTGGATGTTTCTACTTTGGAGTCCCGGCACGCATCAAGAAAAAACTGGG CTCTGGGAGAGGCATTCCTGCCGATGAGGCTACCAAACCTGAAGAGGAAGTAGCACTCTCGGTAAGACGCTGCGTCCAGCGAGCGCACTTGAACTCATGTATGCAAAGTGAACGATTAATAATGTGA
- the LOC143327526 gene encoding membrane cofactor protein-like isoform X4, which yields MDVTSFLLLSCLGLVITAQAQNCSAPVGGPNMVLKDKDLLLSSFPNGTQVTFACHVGFRSVGGSGVITCSDGSWSSVRLRCERKNCGSVGEVENGHVDYPEGTEFGDKVVITCNPGYRFVGKQGPREIICGDQGWMSRLPVCEAVTCEPPPALVDGTFTPNKDTYSSGDVVLYSCQNGLTLSGSKSVSCSDDGTFQPAPPTCIMVQCKDPDVKNGDWVQGSRPPFGYKATVTFKCRSGFIMNGESTQTCEINNEWSPGLPTCEKMPDPTKATNTTATTTTTKKPTDGQCPDPAVENGERIEDSGPPYRYKTTVTYQCKSGFEMVGKPVQTCEESGQWSPGLPKCEKSSANNYVMPLAIALAAISVLLICCGCFYFGVPARIKKKLGSGRGIPADEATKPEEEVALS from the exons ATGGACGTCACTTCCTTCCTACTACTGAGCTGCCTGGGCCTTGTCATTACTGCTCAAG CTCAAAACTGCTCCGCACCAGTCGGAGGACCCaacatggttttgaaggacaaaGACCTTCTTTTGTCAAGCTTCCCAAATGGGACCCAGGTTACTTTTGCCTGTCATGTCGGCTTCAGGTCTGTGGGAGGGTCTGGAGTCATTACTTGTTCTGACGGGAGTTGGAGTTCTGTGAGGCTGAGATGCGAGA GGAAGAATTGTGGCTCTGTTGGAGAAGTGGAAAATGGGCATGTTGATTACCCTGAAGGCACTGAGTTTGGTGATAAAGTTGTGATCACTTGCAACCCTGG TTATAGATTCGTTGGTAAACAAGGGCCAAGAGAAATCATTTGTGGGGACCAAGGGTGGATGAGCAGGTTGCCTGTGTGTGAAG cgGTGACTTGTGAACCTCCACCTGCGCTTGTGGATGGCACTTTCACTCCAAACAAAGATACCTATAGTTCTGGAGACGTTGTGCTGTACAGCTGTCAAAACGGTCTCACACTCAGTGGATCAAAATCAGTATCATGTTCAGATGATGGAACATTTCAGCCTGCGCCTCCAACATGTATCA TGGTTCAGTGTAAAGATCCTGATGTTAAAAATGGTGACTGGGTTCAAGGTTCTCGACCCCCCTTTGGATACAAGGCTACAGTGACATTCAAGTGCAGATCTGGATTTATTATGAATGGGGAGTCTACACAGacatgtgaaataaataacGAGTGGTCACCGGGACTCCCAACATGTGAAA AAATGCCAGACCCAACTAAAGCTACTAacaccaccgccaccaccaccaccacaaagAAACCAACAG ATGGTCAGTGTCCAGATCCTGCTGTTGAAAACGGCGAGCGGATTGAAGACTCTGGACCCCCTTACAGATACAAGACTACGGTGACGTACCAGTGCAAGTCTGGGTTTGAGATGGTAGGAAAGCCCGTACAGACCTGTGAGGAAAGCGGTCAGTGGTCACCTGGACTTCCAAAATGTGAAA AAAGTAGTGCAAACAACTACGTCATGCCGCTGGCTATAGCCCTTGCTG CAATCAGTGTTCTCCTCATTTGCTGTGGATGTTTCTACTTTGGAGTCCCGGCACGCATCAAGAAAAAACTGGG CTCTGGGAGAGGCATTCCTGCCGATGAGGCTACCAAACCTGAAGAGGAAGTAGCACTCTCG TAA
- the LOC143327526 gene encoding C4b-binding protein alpha chain-like isoform X2, translating to MDVTSFLLLSCLGLVITAQGKNCGSVGEVENGHVDYPEGTEFGDKVVITCNPGYRFVGKQGPREIICGDQGWMSRLPVCEAVTCEPPPALVDGTFTPNKDTYSSGDVVLYSCQNGLTLSGSKSVSCSDDGTFQPAPPTCIMVQCKDPDVKNGDWVQGSRPPFGYKATVTFKCRSGFIMNGESTQTCEINNEWSPGLPTCEMVTCEPPPTVAGGTLSPSKDKYVYGEVVQYSCEKGFTLSGSKSVSCSEDGTFKPAPPTCIMVTCEPPPTVAGGTLSPSKDKYVYGEVVQYSCEKGFTLSGLKSVSCSEDGTFKPAPPTCIMVTCEPPPTVAGGTLSPSKDKYVYGEVVQYSCEKGFTLSGLKSVSCSEDGTFKPAPPTCIKMPDPTKATNTTATTTTTKKPTDGQCPDPAVENGERIEDSGPPYRYKTTVTYQCKSGFEMVGKPVQTCEESGQWSPGLPKCEKSSANNYVMPLAIALAAISVLLICCGCFYFGVPARIKKKLGSGRGIPADEATKPEEEVALSVRRCVQRAHLNSCMQSERLIM from the exons ATGGACGTCACTTCCTTCCTACTACTGAGCTGCCTGGGCCTTGTCATTACTGCTCAAG GGAAGAATTGTGGCTCTGTTGGAGAAGTGGAAAATGGGCATGTTGATTACCCTGAAGGCACTGAGTTTGGTGATAAAGTTGTGATCACTTGCAACCCTGG TTATAGATTCGTTGGTAAACAAGGGCCAAGAGAAATCATTTGTGGGGACCAAGGGTGGATGAGCAGGTTGCCTGTGTGTGAAG cgGTGACTTGTGAACCTCCACCTGCGCTTGTGGATGGCACTTTCACTCCAAACAAAGATACCTATAGTTCTGGAGACGTTGTGCTGTACAGCTGTCAAAACGGTCTCACACTCAGTGGATCAAAATCAGTATCATGTTCAGATGATGGAACATTTCAGCCTGCGCCTCCAACATGTATCA TGGTTCAGTGTAAAGATCCTGATGTTAAAAATGGTGACTGGGTTCAAGGTTCTCGACCCCCCTTTGGATACAAGGCTACAGTGACATTCAAGTGCAGATCTGGATTTATTATGAATGGGGAGTCTACACAGacatgtgaaataaataacGAGTGGTCACCGGGACTCCCAACATGTGAAA TGGTGACTTGTGAGCCGCCACCTACAGTGGCGGGTGGGACTTTGAGTCCAAGCAAAGACAAATATGTTTATGGAGAGGTTGTACAGTACAGCTGTGAGAAAGGGTTCACTCTTAGTGGATCAAAATCAGTTTCATGTTCAGAGGATGGAACATTTAAGCCTGCTCCTCCAACATGTATCA TGGTGACTTGTGAGCCGCCACCTACAGTGGCGGGTGGGACTTTGAGTCCAAGCAAAGACAAATATGTTTATGGAGAGGTTGTACAGTACAGCTGTGAGAAAGGGTTCACTCTTAGTGGATTGAAATCAGTTTCATGTTCAGAGGATGGAACATTTAAGCCTGCTCCTCCAACATGTATCA TGGTGACTTGTGAGCCGCCACCTACAGTGGCGGGTGGGACTTTGAGTCCAAGCAAAGACAAATATGTTTATGGAGAGGTTGTACAGTACAGCTGTGAGAAAGGGTTCACTCTTAGTGGATTGAAATCAGTTTCATGTTCAGAGGATGGAACATTTAAGCCTGCTCCTCCAACATGTATCA AAATGCCAGACCCAACTAAAGCTACTAacaccaccgccaccaccaccaccacaaagAAACCAACAG ATGGTCAGTGTCCAGATCCTGCTGTTGAAAACGGCGAGCGGATTGAAGACTCTGGACCCCCTTACAGATACAAGACTACGGTGACGTACCAGTGCAAGTCTGGGTTTGAGATGGTAGGAAAGCCCGTACAGACCTGTGAGGAAAGCGGTCAGTGGTCACCTGGACTTCCAAAATGTGAAA AAAGTAGTGCAAACAACTACGTCATGCCGCTGGCTATAGCCCTTGCTG CAATCAGTGTTCTCCTCATTTGCTGTGGATGTTTCTACTTTGGAGTCCCGGCACGCATCAAGAAAAAACTGGG CTCTGGGAGAGGCATTCCTGCCGATGAGGCTACCAAACCTGAAGAGGAAGTAGCACTCTCGGTAAGACGCTGCGTCCAGCGAGCGCACTTGAACTCATGTATGCAAAGTGAACGATTAATAATGTGA
- the LOC143327526 gene encoding membrane cofactor protein-like isoform X3, producing the protein MDVTSFLLLSCLGLVITAQAQNCSAPVGGPNMVLKDKDLLLSSFPNGTQVTFACHVGFRSVGGSGVITCSDGSWSSVRLRCERKNCGSVGEVENGHVDYPEGTEFGDKVVITCNPGYRFVGKQGPREIICGDQGWMSRLPVCEAVTCEPPPALVDGTFTPNKDTYSSGDVVLYSCQNGLTLSGSKSVSCSDDGTFQPAPPTCIMVQCKDPDVKNGDWVQGSRPPFGYKATVTFKCRSGFIMNGESTQTCEINNEWSPGLPTCEKMPDPTKATNTTATTTTTKKPTDGQCPDPAVENGERIEDSGPPYRYKTTVTYQCKSGFEMVGKPVQTCEESGQWSPGLPKCEKSSANNYVMPLAIALAAISVLLICCGCFYFGVPARIKKKLGSGRGIPADEATKPEEEVALSVRRCVQRAHLNSCMQSERLIM; encoded by the exons ATGGACGTCACTTCCTTCCTACTACTGAGCTGCCTGGGCCTTGTCATTACTGCTCAAG CTCAAAACTGCTCCGCACCAGTCGGAGGACCCaacatggttttgaaggacaaaGACCTTCTTTTGTCAAGCTTCCCAAATGGGACCCAGGTTACTTTTGCCTGTCATGTCGGCTTCAGGTCTGTGGGAGGGTCTGGAGTCATTACTTGTTCTGACGGGAGTTGGAGTTCTGTGAGGCTGAGATGCGAGA GGAAGAATTGTGGCTCTGTTGGAGAAGTGGAAAATGGGCATGTTGATTACCCTGAAGGCACTGAGTTTGGTGATAAAGTTGTGATCACTTGCAACCCTGG TTATAGATTCGTTGGTAAACAAGGGCCAAGAGAAATCATTTGTGGGGACCAAGGGTGGATGAGCAGGTTGCCTGTGTGTGAAG cgGTGACTTGTGAACCTCCACCTGCGCTTGTGGATGGCACTTTCACTCCAAACAAAGATACCTATAGTTCTGGAGACGTTGTGCTGTACAGCTGTCAAAACGGTCTCACACTCAGTGGATCAAAATCAGTATCATGTTCAGATGATGGAACATTTCAGCCTGCGCCTCCAACATGTATCA TGGTTCAGTGTAAAGATCCTGATGTTAAAAATGGTGACTGGGTTCAAGGTTCTCGACCCCCCTTTGGATACAAGGCTACAGTGACATTCAAGTGCAGATCTGGATTTATTATGAATGGGGAGTCTACACAGacatgtgaaataaataacGAGTGGTCACCGGGACTCCCAACATGTGAAA AAATGCCAGACCCAACTAAAGCTACTAacaccaccgccaccaccaccaccacaaagAAACCAACAG ATGGTCAGTGTCCAGATCCTGCTGTTGAAAACGGCGAGCGGATTGAAGACTCTGGACCCCCTTACAGATACAAGACTACGGTGACGTACCAGTGCAAGTCTGGGTTTGAGATGGTAGGAAAGCCCGTACAGACCTGTGAGGAAAGCGGTCAGTGGTCACCTGGACTTCCAAAATGTGAAA AAAGTAGTGCAAACAACTACGTCATGCCGCTGGCTATAGCCCTTGCTG CAATCAGTGTTCTCCTCATTTGCTGTGGATGTTTCTACTTTGGAGTCCCGGCACGCATCAAGAAAAAACTGGG CTCTGGGAGAGGCATTCCTGCCGATGAGGCTACCAAACCTGAAGAGGAAGTAGCACTCTCGGTAAGACGCTGCGTCCAGCGAGCGCACTTGAACTCATGTATGCAAAGTGAACGATTAATAATGTGA
- the LOC143327526 gene encoding C4b-binding protein alpha chain-like isoform X6: MDVTSFLLLSCLGLVITAQAQNCSAPVGGPNMVLKDKDLLLSSFPNGTQVTFACHVGFRSVGGSGVITCSDGSWSSVRLRCERKNCGSVGEVENGHVDYPEGTEFGDKVVITCNPGYRFVGKQGPREIICGDQGWMSRLPVCEAVTCEPPPALVDGTFTPNKDTYSSGDVVLYSCQNGLTLSGSKSVSCSDDGTFQPAPPTCIMVQCKDPDVKNGDWVQGSRPPFGYKATVTFKCRSGFIMNGESTQTCEINNEWSPGLPTCEKMPDPTKATNTTATTTTTKKPTDGQCPDPAVENGERIEDSGPPYRYKTTVTYQCKSGFEMVGKPVQTCEESGQWSPGLPKCEKSSANNYVMPLAIALAVSSPVLLVQHYWL, from the exons ATGGACGTCACTTCCTTCCTACTACTGAGCTGCCTGGGCCTTGTCATTACTGCTCAAG CTCAAAACTGCTCCGCACCAGTCGGAGGACCCaacatggttttgaaggacaaaGACCTTCTTTTGTCAAGCTTCCCAAATGGGACCCAGGTTACTTTTGCCTGTCATGTCGGCTTCAGGTCTGTGGGAGGGTCTGGAGTCATTACTTGTTCTGACGGGAGTTGGAGTTCTGTGAGGCTGAGATGCGAGA GGAAGAATTGTGGCTCTGTTGGAGAAGTGGAAAATGGGCATGTTGATTACCCTGAAGGCACTGAGTTTGGTGATAAAGTTGTGATCACTTGCAACCCTGG TTATAGATTCGTTGGTAAACAAGGGCCAAGAGAAATCATTTGTGGGGACCAAGGGTGGATGAGCAGGTTGCCTGTGTGTGAAG cgGTGACTTGTGAACCTCCACCTGCGCTTGTGGATGGCACTTTCACTCCAAACAAAGATACCTATAGTTCTGGAGACGTTGTGCTGTACAGCTGTCAAAACGGTCTCACACTCAGTGGATCAAAATCAGTATCATGTTCAGATGATGGAACATTTCAGCCTGCGCCTCCAACATGTATCA TGGTTCAGTGTAAAGATCCTGATGTTAAAAATGGTGACTGGGTTCAAGGTTCTCGACCCCCCTTTGGATACAAGGCTACAGTGACATTCAAGTGCAGATCTGGATTTATTATGAATGGGGAGTCTACACAGacatgtgaaataaataacGAGTGGTCACCGGGACTCCCAACATGTGAAA AAATGCCAGACCCAACTAAAGCTACTAacaccaccgccaccaccaccaccacaaagAAACCAACAG ATGGTCAGTGTCCAGATCCTGCTGTTGAAAACGGCGAGCGGATTGAAGACTCTGGACCCCCTTACAGATACAAGACTACGGTGACGTACCAGTGCAAGTCTGGGTTTGAGATGGTAGGAAAGCCCGTACAGACCTGTGAGGAAAGCGGTCAGTGGTCACCTGGACTTCCAAAATGTGAAA AAAGTAGTGCAAACAACTACGTCATGCCGCTGGCTATAGCCCTTGCTG TAAGCAGTCCAGTCCTGTTAGTCCAACATTACTGGTTGTAA